One window of the Herbiconiux sp. L3-i23 genome contains the following:
- a CDS encoding isoprenyl transferase, with translation MSTDRRSSSRNPLYSLYQREVRRSLRGQSLPKHVAMILDGNRRWARQLGLESAAHGHRAGADKIREFLVWCDDLGIEVVTLYLLSTDNLSARHAEELSALIEIIAELADDLSRYRDWRVKHVGSDEGLPEQLVEALSAAEARTAGKKGLHINLAVGYGGRHEIANAMRRIVEAHHLQGGTIEDLAAVLTPELISEHLYTGGQPDPDLVIRTSGEQRMSDFMLWQSAHSELYFVEALGPDLREVDFLRALRDYAKRHRRYGG, from the coding sequence GTGTCGACCGACCGCAGGAGCTCATCGCGTAACCCGCTGTACTCGCTGTATCAGCGCGAGGTGCGACGCAGCCTGCGAGGCCAATCGCTGCCGAAGCACGTCGCGATGATCCTCGACGGCAACCGCCGGTGGGCGCGTCAGCTGGGGCTCGAGTCGGCAGCGCACGGGCACCGCGCGGGGGCGGACAAGATCCGCGAGTTCCTGGTGTGGTGCGACGACCTCGGCATCGAGGTCGTCACGCTGTATCTGCTGTCGACCGACAATCTCAGCGCCCGGCATGCGGAGGAGCTGTCGGCGCTCATCGAGATCATCGCCGAGCTGGCCGACGACCTGTCGCGCTACCGCGACTGGAGGGTGAAGCACGTCGGATCCGACGAGGGGCTTCCCGAGCAGCTCGTCGAGGCATTGAGCGCCGCCGAGGCGCGGACCGCGGGAAAGAAGGGGCTGCACATCAACCTCGCAGTCGGATACGGCGGTCGGCACGAGATCGCGAACGCGATGCGCAGGATCGTCGAAGCCCACCACCTGCAGGGCGGCACCATCGAGGACCTCGCCGCCGTGCTCACTCCCGAGCTGATCAGCGAGCACCTCTACACCGGTGGTCAGCCGGACCCCGACCTCGTCATCCGCACCTCGGGCGAGCAGCGGATGTCCGACTTCATGCTGTGGCAGAGCGCGCACAGCGAGCTCTACTTCGTCGAGGCCCTCGGCCCCGACCTGCGCGAGGTCGACTTCCTCCGCGCCCTCCGCGACTACGCCAAGCGCCACCGCCGCTACGGCGGCTGA
- a CDS encoding hemolysin III family protein, which produces MPLLDDAIDHPTEVRPTWRGWIHAGTFPLAIALGVVLICLAQGGVAKAASAVFMATSLLLFGNSALYHRFDWKPRTKRLLKRIDHANIFLLIAGTYTPLSLLALPPEKGLLLLALVWGGALVGIGFRVFWISAPRWLYVPIYVALGWAAVMYLGDLLAASVPMMVLVLVGGILYTAGAVVYGLKRPNPFPGRFGFHEIFHSCTVLAFGCHWVATLLIALAPAYNG; this is translated from the coding sequence ATCCCGCTGCTCGACGACGCGATCGATCACCCGACCGAGGTGCGTCCGACGTGGCGCGGATGGATCCACGCCGGCACCTTCCCGCTCGCCATCGCGCTCGGCGTCGTGCTGATCTGCCTCGCCCAGGGCGGTGTGGCGAAGGCGGCGTCGGCGGTCTTCATGGCGACGTCGCTGCTGCTGTTCGGCAACTCGGCGCTCTATCACCGCTTCGACTGGAAGCCGCGGACCAAGCGCCTGCTGAAGCGCATCGATCACGCCAACATCTTCCTGCTCATCGCCGGCACCTACACCCCGCTCTCGCTGCTCGCGCTGCCGCCCGAGAAGGGGCTTCTCCTGCTCGCGCTCGTCTGGGGCGGCGCGCTCGTCGGCATCGGGTTCCGGGTCTTCTGGATCTCGGCGCCGCGCTGGCTGTACGTGCCGATCTACGTGGCGCTCGGTTGGGCCGCGGTCATGTATCTCGGCGACTTGCTCGCCGCGAGCGTGCCGATGATGGTGCTCGTCCTCGTCGGCGGCATCCTCTACACCGCGGGCGCCGTCGTGTACGGCTTGAAGCGACCGAACCCGTTCCCGGGACGGTTCGGCTTCCACGAGATCTTCCACAGCTGCACCGTGCTGGCGTTCGGCTGCCACTGGGTGGCGACGCTGCTCATCGCCCTCGCTCCCGCCTACAACGGGTGA
- a CDS encoding DUF4307 domain-containing protein, which produces MTTSSGSTLPAPDLDERYGRTPDSRRRGRLIAWGAGIAVALVFLAWVVWAGLDGTAPKLEVRDTGYQLTESTATARFQVTVDPGTAVRCAVQALNEQFEIVGWKVVDLPPSDERTRGFVETVRTTMQPNTGLIYRCWLP; this is translated from the coding sequence GTGACCACCAGTAGCGGGAGCACCCTCCCGGCTCCCGATCTCGACGAGCGGTACGGCCGCACGCCCGACTCGCGTCGGCGCGGGCGACTGATCGCCTGGGGAGCCGGGATCGCCGTCGCGCTCGTGTTCCTCGCCTGGGTCGTGTGGGCGGGGCTCGACGGCACGGCCCCGAAACTCGAGGTGCGCGACACCGGCTACCAGCTCACCGAGAGCACCGCGACCGCCCGCTTCCAGGTGACCGTCGACCCGGGTACCGCGGTCCGTTGCGCCGTGCAGGCACTCAACGAGCAGTTCGAGATCGTCGGGTGGAAGGTCGTCGACCTGCCCCCGTCCGACGAGCGGACCCGCGGTTTCGTCGAGACGGTGCGCACCACCATGCAGCCCAACACCGGCTTGATCTACCGCTGCTGGCTCCCTTAG
- the greA gene encoding transcription elongation factor GreA → MSQETPTTWLTQEAFDRLTAELEHLSGEGRTEIAKKIEAAREEGDLKENGGYHAAKEEQGKIEARIRQLTQLLRTAEVGQAEASDVVGLGTVVTAVIAGDESVFLVGNREIAGDSDLDVYSEQSPLGQAILGQKVGSKTSYTAPNGRDITVEVTKVEPYQA, encoded by the coding sequence TTGTCTCAGGAAACCCCCACGACCTGGCTGACCCAGGAGGCGTTCGACCGCCTCACCGCCGAGCTCGAGCACCTCTCGGGCGAGGGCCGCACCGAGATCGCGAAGAAGATCGAGGCGGCGCGCGAAGAGGGCGACCTCAAGGAGAACGGCGGCTACCACGCCGCCAAGGAGGAGCAGGGCAAGATCGAGGCGCGCATCCGCCAGCTCACCCAGCTCCTGCGCACCGCCGAGGTCGGGCAGGCCGAGGCGAGCGACGTCGTCGGTCTCGGCACCGTCGTGACCGCGGTGATCGCGGGCGACGAGAGCGTCTTCCTCGTCGGCAACCGCGAGATCGCGGGCGACAGCGACCTCGACGTCTACAGCGAGCAGAGCCCGCTCGGCCAGGCGATCCTCGGTCAGAAGGTCGGCTCGAAGACGAGCTACACCGCACCGAACGGCCGCGACATCACCGTCGAGGTCACGAAGGTCGAGCCCTACCAGGCCTGA
- a CDS encoding TPM domain-containing protein translates to MGSRTLARLGAGLAAGALAAAAALTTVSPAWASAPVDFAGSDIVDSVGAISGDESRVQDALDELQQTTGVTLLVAFIDEPSDPSDFDAWFDETAASNGLGARNGLFVVAVDAREYRFQIGTGVDIDESGFASIENDRVIPALGQDQWADAAIGAAEGIADELGSPLSSDEEAAAAAFSWVPAVLIIGGFIALVIVVVLIIRARNRSRSRAKAAEEARRLDVEAGGMLVALDDAVEKSEQELGFAIAEFGDEQAKPFRAALDGAKAKLRQAFTLRQQLDDVHPDSDDERRAWTNQIIELCRAADAELDDQSDAFAALREQSRNAPGEIDAAAREAQALESRLAAAPPMLAAVTARYSPDAVVTVAEAPEQTRALLDFAGERIVAARSALEAGTAGLAIGEVRAARKSLTQAAALLDKLDNIGGELDAAAQRIDSAADSLRSDVADSTRLADPADSETAARTREAQTLLAELTPSGPRRSDPLGTLSVLAETERRLDAALAPARQREEQVARARATLERSLASARGQVDSAESFIGARRGQVRDGARARLSEAKRHLAEASMLAAADPVAALDEAGSAATLATSAMNLARSDVTDQYSAGYPGGGYNTGSYGRGGSSGGDLAGAILGGIIGGMLSGGGRSSGGFGGGGFGGGFGGGGGRSGGFGGGRSGGGRSGGFGGGRRGGGRF, encoded by the coding sequence GTGGGATCCAGAACCCTCGCCCGACTGGGCGCCGGTCTTGCCGCCGGTGCGCTCGCTGCTGCCGCCGCACTGACGACCGTCTCGCCCGCGTGGGCCTCGGCGCCCGTCGACTTCGCCGGCTCCGACATCGTCGACTCGGTCGGCGCCATCAGTGGCGACGAGTCGCGTGTACAGGATGCCCTCGACGAGCTGCAGCAGACGACCGGCGTCACCCTGCTCGTCGCCTTCATCGACGAGCCGTCCGACCCGTCGGACTTCGACGCCTGGTTCGACGAGACCGCCGCGAGCAACGGGCTCGGCGCGCGCAACGGGCTGTTCGTCGTCGCTGTCGATGCGCGCGAGTACCGCTTCCAAATCGGCACCGGAGTCGACATCGATGAGAGCGGCTTCGCGTCCATCGAGAACGATCGGGTCATCCCCGCGCTCGGGCAGGACCAATGGGCCGACGCGGCGATCGGTGCTGCAGAAGGCATCGCCGACGAACTCGGCTCCCCGCTCTCGAGCGATGAGGAGGCCGCGGCGGCCGCGTTCAGCTGGGTGCCCGCCGTGCTCATCATCGGCGGGTTCATCGCCCTCGTCATCGTCGTCGTCCTGATCATCCGCGCCCGCAACCGGTCCCGGTCGCGGGCGAAGGCCGCCGAGGAGGCGCGTCGCCTCGACGTCGAGGCGGGCGGGATGCTCGTCGCCCTCGACGACGCGGTCGAGAAGAGCGAGCAGGAGCTCGGTTTCGCCATCGCCGAGTTCGGCGACGAGCAGGCGAAACCGTTCCGAGCCGCGCTCGACGGCGCGAAGGCGAAGCTGCGGCAGGCATTCACCCTGCGTCAACAGCTCGACGACGTCCATCCCGACTCCGACGACGAGCGCCGGGCGTGGACGAACCAGATCATCGAACTGTGTCGCGCCGCCGATGCGGAGCTCGACGACCAGTCCGACGCGTTCGCCGCGCTGCGCGAGCAGAGCAGGAACGCACCCGGCGAGATCGACGCCGCCGCTCGCGAGGCGCAGGCCCTCGAGAGCCGACTGGCGGCCGCTCCCCCGATGCTCGCGGCCGTCACCGCCCGCTACTCCCCCGACGCCGTCGTCACCGTAGCGGAAGCTCCCGAACAGACCCGTGCCCTGCTCGACTTCGCGGGCGAGCGCATCGTCGCGGCGCGGTCCGCGCTCGAGGCGGGTACGGCGGGACTCGCGATCGGCGAGGTGCGAGCCGCGCGGAAGTCGCTCACTCAGGCCGCCGCCCTGCTCGACAAGCTGGACAACATCGGCGGTGAGCTGGACGCTGCGGCGCAGCGCATCGACTCCGCCGCCGACTCCCTCCGATCGGACGTCGCCGATTCGACGAGGCTCGCCGACCCCGCCGACTCCGAGACCGCGGCGCGCACGCGGGAGGCCCAGACCCTTCTCGCCGAGCTGACGCCGTCGGGGCCTCGCCGCTCCGATCCGCTCGGCACACTGTCGGTCCTCGCCGAGACCGAACGACGGCTCGATGCCGCCCTCGCACCGGCACGTCAGCGCGAGGAGCAGGTCGCCCGCGCCCGCGCGACACTCGAACGCAGTCTCGCCAGTGCGCGCGGACAGGTCGACTCGGCGGAGTCGTTCATCGGCGCCCGACGCGGTCAGGTCCGCGATGGTGCCCGTGCCCGACTGTCCGAGGCGAAACGGCACCTCGCCGAGGCATCGATGCTCGCGGCCGCCGATCCCGTCGCGGCGCTCGACGAGGCAGGATCCGCCGCGACCCTCGCCACCAGTGCGATGAACCTCGCGCGCAGCGACGTCACCGACCAGTACTCGGCCGGCTACCCCGGCGGCGGTTACAACACCGGCTCGTACGGCCGTGGCGGATCCTCAGGCGGGGACCTTGCCGGTGCCATCCTCGGCGGCATCATCGGCGGCATGCTCTCCGGCGGCGGACGTTCGAGCGGCGGCTTCGGCGGCGGCGGTTTCGGCGGAGGCTTCGGAGGCGGCGGCGGACGCAGCGGCGGCTTCGGCGGCGGGCGCAGCGGCGGTGGCCGCAGCGGCGGCTTCGGCGGTGGACGGCGTGGAGGCGGCCGGTTCTGA
- a CDS encoding PspA/IM30 family protein, with translation MTQKQSIFGRIAQLAKANINALLDQAEDPQLMLDQLVRDYSNSISEAESAIAQTIGNLRLLEDDYREDVDNAREWGQKALAASRKADELRAAGNSGDADKFDALAKVALGRQLQSESEAKGAEPTIASQTEVVDKLKSGLDKMREKLNQLSAKRDELNARQKTAQAQSQVHDALKSIDIMDPTSEVSRFEDKIRREEAKVRGQQELAASSLDAQFESLEDIGEQTEIEARLAALKSGGTAAITS, from the coding sequence ATGACTCAGAAGCAGTCCATCTTCGGCCGTATCGCCCAGCTGGCGAAGGCCAACATCAACGCGCTCCTCGACCAGGCCGAGGACCCTCAGCTCATGCTCGATCAGCTGGTCCGCGACTACTCGAACAGCATCTCCGAGGCGGAGAGCGCCATCGCTCAGACGATCGGGAACCTGCGGTTGCTCGAGGACGACTACCGCGAGGACGTCGACAACGCTCGCGAGTGGGGCCAGAAGGCTCTCGCGGCGAGCCGCAAGGCCGACGAGCTGCGCGCGGCCGGCAACAGCGGCGACGCCGACAAGTTCGACGCGCTCGCCAAGGTCGCGCTGGGTCGCCAGCTGCAGTCCGAAAGCGAGGCGAAGGGGGCCGAGCCGACGATCGCGTCGCAGACCGAGGTCGTCGACAAGCTGAAGTCGGGCCTCGACAAGATGCGCGAGAAGCTCAACCAGCTGTCGGCGAAGCGTGACGAACTGAACGCCCGCCAGAAGACCGCGCAGGCGCAGTCGCAGGTGCACGATGCCCTGAAGAGTATCGACATCATGGACCCGACCAGCGAGGTGAGCCGCTTCGAGGACAAGATCCGTCGCGAGGAGGCGAAGGTGCGCGGCCAGCAGGAGCTCGCCGCGTCGAGCCTCGACGCCCAGTTCGAGAGCCTCGAGGACATCGGTGAGCAGACCGAGATCGAGGCCCGCCTCGCTGCCCTGAAGTCCGGCGGCACCGCCGCAATCACCTCGTAG
- the ilvA gene encoding threonine ammonia-lyase — MTDTAATTRAPAFAGPTLAEFVAAREVVASAAEVTPLESSRYLADVLGSPVYLKCENLQRTGSYKIRGAYNRLSKLTSEERSRGVVAASAGNHAQGVAFAARELGIKATIFMPIGVPLPKLQATKNYGAEVRLQGLTVEEPLRAAAEYAEETGAVLIPPFDHPDVVTGQGTLGLEILEQRPDVDTVVVPIGGGGLIAGLASAIRQQAAEYGRDIRVIGVQAENAAAYPPSLTSGEPTVIETRPTIADGIAVAKPGILNFAIIRDAVDEVVTVTDDETAQALVVLLERAKLVVEPAGAVGVAAILAGRLPENLGNTVVVLSGGNIDPLMMERVISRGLAAGDRYLSLRIGLPDRPGQLAIISTLIADAGANVVEVLHTRHGQGLQITEVEIEISVETRGHEHAQQVIDRLRAEGYDPRTGH, encoded by the coding sequence ATGACTGACACCGCTGCCACGACGCGCGCGCCCGCGTTCGCCGGCCCGACTCTCGCCGAGTTCGTCGCGGCACGCGAGGTGGTCGCCTCGGCGGCGGAAGTCACCCCGCTCGAGAGTTCGCGGTATCTCGCCGATGTGCTCGGCAGCCCCGTCTATCTGAAGTGCGAGAACCTGCAGCGAACGGGGTCGTATAAGATCCGCGGCGCCTACAACCGCCTGTCGAAGCTGACCTCCGAGGAGCGCTCCCGCGGCGTCGTCGCCGCGTCCGCCGGCAATCACGCGCAGGGAGTCGCGTTCGCGGCCCGCGAGCTCGGCATCAAGGCGACGATCTTCATGCCGATCGGCGTCCCGCTGCCGAAGCTGCAGGCCACCAAGAACTACGGCGCCGAGGTGCGCCTTCAGGGTCTCACCGTCGAGGAGCCGCTGCGCGCGGCCGCCGAGTACGCCGAGGAGACCGGCGCGGTGCTGATCCCGCCGTTCGACCACCCCGACGTGGTGACCGGTCAGGGCACCCTGGGGCTCGAGATCCTCGAGCAGCGGCCCGATGTGGACACGGTCGTCGTCCCGATCGGTGGCGGCGGACTCATCGCGGGACTCGCGAGCGCGATCCGTCAACAGGCGGCGGAGTACGGGCGCGACATCCGCGTCATCGGGGTGCAGGCCGAGAACGCGGCCGCATACCCGCCGTCGCTCACCTCGGGGGAGCCGACCGTCATCGAGACCCGGCCGACGATCGCCGACGGCATCGCGGTCGCGAAGCCCGGCATCCTGAACTTCGCGATCATCCGCGACGCGGTCGACGAGGTCGTCACCGTCACCGACGACGAGACGGCGCAGGCCCTCGTGGTGCTGCTCGAACGCGCCAAGCTGGTCGTCGAACCGGCGGGCGCCGTCGGTGTCGCCGCGATCCTCGCCGGGCGGCTTCCGGAGAACCTCGGCAACACCGTCGTGGTGCTGTCGGGCGGCAACATCGACCCGCTCATGATGGAGCGGGTCATCAGCCGTGGCCTCGCGGCGGGGGACCGGTACCTCAGCCTCCGCATCGGCCTGCCCGACCGCCCCGGCCAGCTGGCGATCATCTCGACGCTCATCGCCGATGCCGGAGCCAACGTCGTCGAGGTGCTGCACACTCGGCACGGTCAGGGCCTGCAGATCACCGAGGTCGAGATCGAGATCAGTGTCGAGACCCGCGGACACGAGCACGCGCAGCAGGTCATCGACCGCCTCCGCGCCGAGGGCTACGACCCCCGCACCGGCCACTAA
- a CDS encoding AI-2E family transporter yields MVLRGRGRVGRSGDTPDEPTGEVPPDTLPDGVRIAGAWSWRILAIAGVLAIVTFLIVQLRLIVIPLLIAMLFAALLVPLVNFLVRHRWPKWLAIAIAELGTIAAVTALVWLVVTQVIRGFDDLRQQTIESYDQLKQYLLDSPLHLTEGQINDWVQSIVAAIQQDSQVVVSGALSVGSTLGHVLTGVLLTLFATLFLLIDGRGIWRWIVRLFPRRARTAVDGAGQAGWLTLGNFVRVQILVAFIDAVGIGLGAFILQVPLAIPIAVLVFLGSFVPVLGAVVTGALAVFIALVYNGLWPAVIMLGVVLLVQQIEGHVLQPLIMGTAVKVHPLAVVLAVGSGAILAGIPGTLFAVPVVAVANVMIKYIVEGRWRTNPNPTLKDVVRE; encoded by the coding sequence ATGGTGCTGAGAGGCAGAGGCAGGGTCGGCCGCTCCGGAGATACCCCGGACGAGCCGACCGGTGAGGTGCCGCCCGACACCCTTCCCGACGGGGTGCGCATCGCGGGGGCGTGGTCGTGGCGGATCCTCGCCATCGCCGGGGTGCTCGCGATCGTCACCTTCCTGATCGTGCAGCTCCGGCTCATCGTCATCCCGCTGCTCATCGCGATGCTCTTCGCGGCGCTGCTCGTGCCGCTCGTGAATTTCCTCGTCCGGCACCGCTGGCCGAAGTGGCTCGCCATCGCGATCGCCGAGCTCGGCACCATCGCCGCCGTCACCGCGCTCGTCTGGCTCGTCGTCACCCAGGTGATCCGCGGCTTCGACGACCTGCGGCAGCAGACCATCGAGTCGTACGACCAGTTGAAGCAGTACCTGCTCGACTCGCCCCTGCACCTCACCGAGGGGCAGATCAACGACTGGGTGCAGTCGATCGTCGCGGCGATCCAGCAGGACAGCCAGGTCGTCGTCTCCGGGGCGCTGTCCGTCGGCTCGACGCTCGGCCACGTGCTGACCGGGGTGCTGCTCACCCTGTTCGCCACCCTCTTCCTGCTGATCGACGGCCGCGGTATCTGGCGGTGGATCGTGCGCCTCTTCCCGAGGCGCGCCCGCACCGCGGTCGACGGCGCAGGGCAGGCCGGGTGGCTGACCCTCGGCAACTTCGTGCGCGTCCAGATCCTCGTCGCATTCATCGACGCGGTCGGCATCGGCCTCGGCGCCTTCATCCTGCAGGTGCCGCTCGCGATCCCCATCGCCGTGCTCGTCTTCCTCGGCTCGTTCGTGCCCGTGCTCGGTGCAGTGGTGACCGGCGCGCTCGCCGTCTTCATCGCCCTCGTCTACAACGGCCTCTGGCCCGCCGTCATCATGCTCGGCGTCGTCCTGCTCGTGCAGCAGATCGAGGGTCATGTGCTGCAGCCGCTCATCATGGGCACCGCCGTGAAGGTGCACCCGCTCGCGGTTGTGCTGGCGGTCGGAAGCGGTGCAATACTGGCGGGCATCCCCGGGACTCTGTTCGCGGTGCCCGTTGTCGCCGTCGCCAACGTGATGATCAAGTACATCGTCGAAGGCCGGTGGAGGACCAACCCGAATCCCACGCTCAAGGACGTCGTACGAGAATGA
- a CDS encoding ABC transporter ATP-binding protein, whose amino-acid sequence MTTLTPTPSAAPSQSRSAAVELRGVVKTYGAARALDGIDLRLAPGEFIALLGPSGCGKTTALRSLAGLERIDSGEILIDGDDVARIPTNKRDMGMVFQSYSLFPHMTSIANVEYGLRMRKVASAERRQRALEALELVGLGDKGERFAHQLSGGQQQRVALARALVTRPRVLLLDEPLSALDAKVRVQLREQIRLIQLELGITTLFVTHDQEEALAVADRVAVMNAGRIEQLGAPEELYSRPATAFVADFVGTSNRIPGIVDGGRVELLGETLPLIDPTEPNGPVLASVRPEDLLLGSTGWNGTVVASSFLGSSRRTTVAVVGGVELVVQHDVAVSPAVGESVRVALRGTPVAVRPA is encoded by the coding sequence GTGACCACTCTCACTCCCACCCCTTCGGCCGCGCCGTCGCAGAGCCGCTCTGCCGCCGTCGAGCTGCGCGGCGTCGTCAAGACCTACGGCGCAGCTCGTGCGCTCGACGGGATCGACCTCCGGCTGGCCCCCGGCGAGTTCATCGCCCTGCTCGGCCCCTCCGGCTGCGGCAAGACGACCGCGCTGCGCAGCCTCGCCGGGCTCGAGCGCATCGACTCGGGCGAGATCCTCATCGACGGCGACGATGTGGCGCGCATCCCCACGAACAAGCGCGACATGGGCATGGTCTTCCAGTCGTACTCGCTGTTCCCGCACATGACCTCGATTGCGAACGTCGAGTACGGGCTGCGGATGCGCAAGGTCGCCTCGGCCGAGCGACGTCAGCGCGCGCTCGAGGCGCTCGAACTGGTCGGCCTCGGCGACAAGGGGGAGCGGTTCGCGCACCAGCTCTCGGGCGGGCAGCAGCAGCGCGTCGCTCTCGCCCGCGCCCTGGTGACCCGTCCCCGCGTGCTCCTGCTCGACGAACCGCTGTCGGCGCTCGACGCGAAGGTGCGCGTGCAGCTGCGCGAACAGATCCGCCTCATCCAGCTCGAGCTCGGCATCACCACCCTCTTCGTCACCCACGACCAGGAGGAGGCGCTCGCCGTCGCCGACCGGGTCGCCGTCATGAACGCGGGCCGCATCGAGCAGCTCGGTGCCCCGGAAGAGCTGTACTCGCGGCCGGCGACCGCGTTCGTCGCCGACTTCGTGGGCACCAGCAACCGCATCCCCGGCATCGTCGACGGCGGCCGGGTCGAACTGCTGGGCGAGACCCTGCCGCTCATCGACCCCACCGAGCCGAACGGGCCCGTGCTCGCGAGCGTCCGACCCGAGGATCTGCTGCTCGGCTCGACCGGCTGGAACGGTACCGTCGTCGCGAGCAGCTTCCTCGGATCGTCGCGGCGGACGACCGTCGCGGTGGTCGGCGGGGTCGAACTGGTGGTGCAGCACGACGTCGCCGTGTCGCCCGCGGTCGGGGAGTCGGTGCGGGTCGCGCTGCGCGGCACCCCTGTGGCGGTGCGCCCCGCGTAA
- a CDS encoding ABC transporter permease yields the protein MNPSRVTRIAILGLVGLVFAIPIVGMIAFTLRGGLEGGLTLDRWLALFDPEEARAYTPVFRGLGNSLVLALVTVLVMLLLLVPTMVLVRLRFPKVRPIMEFLCLLPISVPAIVLVVGLAPIYQVLSRTFGSGIWTLALAYVVLVLPFSYRAIQANLDAVDVTTLAEASRSLGAGWVTTLLRVILPNLRRGVLAAALISVAVVLGEFTFASLLSRVNLQTSLLVVSKQDPFGAVIFTLLALLFAFLLLIVIGRVGAGRTSRRTS from the coding sequence ATGAACCCCTCGCGCGTCACCCGCATCGCCATCCTCGGCCTCGTCGGCCTGGTCTTCGCCATCCCGATCGTCGGGATGATCGCCTTCACCCTCCGCGGCGGCCTCGAGGGCGGTCTCACCCTCGACCGCTGGCTCGCGCTCTTCGACCCGGAGGAGGCGCGCGCCTACACGCCGGTCTTCCGCGGCCTCGGCAACTCGCTCGTGCTCGCTCTTGTCACGGTGCTCGTGATGCTGCTGCTTCTCGTGCCGACCATGGTGCTCGTGCGGCTGCGCTTCCCGAAAGTGCGCCCGATCATGGAGTTCCTCTGCCTGCTGCCGATCTCGGTGCCGGCCATCGTGCTCGTCGTCGGCTTGGCGCCGATCTACCAGGTGCTGTCGCGCACCTTCGGCTCCGGGATCTGGACCCTGGCGCTCGCCTACGTCGTCCTCGTGCTGCCGTTCTCCTACCGGGCCATCCAGGCGAACCTCGACGCGGTCGATGTCACCACCCTCGCCGAGGCGTCGCGCTCGCTCGGCGCGGGGTGGGTGACCACGCTGCTGCGGGTGATCCTGCCGAACCTGCGACGCGGGGTGCTCGCCGCGGCGCTCATCTCCGTCGCCGTCGTGCTCGGCGAGTTCACGTTCGCCTCGCTGCTCAGCCGCGTCAACCTGCAGACCTCGCTGCTCGTGGTGAGCAAGCAGGATCCGTTCGGTGCCGTGATCTTCACGCTCCTGGCGCTGCTGTTCGCATTCCTCCTCCTCATCGTCATCGGCCGCGTCGGCGCGGGCCGCACCTCTCGAAGGACATCGTGA
- a CDS encoding ABC transporter permease, whose amino-acid sequence MTSNTDATAAGVLTVSAPVSGSPAHVPASGDVPASRKNRGWLASLGLLPFGAYVVIFLALPTLLAVGTGFFDAEGAFTFDNVAALGDPVIVQTFSNTLLLSAVTAVVGAIVGALVCYALVGTRPAGALRSFVDAASGVLAQFAGVMLAFAFIAVIGAQGVLTLLLRDAGLDIYEGGIWLYDLPGLVLPYLYFQIPLMIITFLPALEALKPQWAEANATLGGSRLAFWTKIGMPVLAPSFFGSLLLLFANAFSAYGTAAALISQGSPIVPLQIRGALSSEVLLGRANLAGALALGMIVIMAIVMSLYAVLQRRASRWQR is encoded by the coding sequence GTGACGTCGAACACCGACGCGACCGCGGCGGGGGTGCTCACAGTGAGCGCCCCCGTCTCGGGGTCGCCCGCACACGTCCCCGCCTCCGGGGACGTTCCCGCTTCGCGCAAGAACCGCGGCTGGCTCGCGAGCCTCGGCCTGCTGCCGTTCGGCGCCTACGTGGTCATCTTCCTCGCCCTGCCGACCCTGCTGGCGGTCGGCACCGGGTTCTTCGACGCCGAGGGCGCCTTCACCTTCGACAACGTCGCGGCGCTCGGTGACCCGGTCATCGTCCAAACCTTCTCGAATACCCTCCTCCTCTCGGCCGTCACCGCCGTCGTCGGCGCCATCGTCGGCGCCCTCGTCTGCTACGCACTGGTCGGCACCCGACCCGCCGGCGCGCTGCGCTCGTTCGTCGACGCCGCATCCGGTGTCCTCGCGCAGTTCGCGGGCGTCATGCTCGCCTTCGCCTTCATCGCCGTCATCGGCGCCCAGGGCGTGCTCACCCTGCTGCTGCGGGACGCTGGCCTCGACATCTACGAGGGCGGCATCTGGCTCTACGACCTGCCGGGCCTCGTGCTGCCGTACCTGTACTTCCAGATTCCGCTCATGATCATCACGTTCCTCCCCGCTCTCGAGGCGCTGAAGCCGCAGTGGGCCGAGGCCAACGCGACGCTCGGCGGATCCCGTCTCGCCTTCTGGACGAAGATCGGCATGCCCGTCCTCGCCCCGTCGTTCTTCGGCAGCCTGCTGCTGCTCTTCGCGAACGCCTTCTCGGCTTACGGCACCGCCGCCGCGCTGATCAGCCAGGGATCGCCGATCGTGCCGTTGCAGATCCGTGGAGCCCTGTCGAGCGAGGTCCTGCTCGGCCGGGCGAACCTCGCGGGCGCACTCGCGCTCGGGATGATCGTCATCATGGCGATCGTCATGTCGCTCTACGCCGTGCTGCAGCGCCGGGCGTCGAGGTGGCAGCGATGA